In the Candidatus Aegiribacteria sp. genome, one interval contains:
- a CDS encoding PTS sugar transporter subunit IIA — MENYLSLTDAARCLGMGLKEATREIGRADLKTVMYQGRKCYLRSDIIQWLTKEFGSLAADRLAAAEQSNAETAGINPAALLITDMLFSRIILPYRIGTASSMLRTIASEACSTGALYDEKTLLEQLTLREQANSTALKCGAALTHPLDISKLYMEHSLLMLFMPPHPLPFGEENGKLTALFFLLMFPVANEHLHVLARLNRMLRSKDFINGLLSAHDQDDMLHIIEEREKELISKL; from the coding sequence ATGGAAAATTACCTCTCACTTACGGATGCAGCCAGGTGTCTCGGTATGGGCCTGAAGGAGGCAACGAGAGAGATAGGCAGGGCCGATCTGAAAACGGTCATGTACCAGGGCAGGAAATGCTACCTCCGCAGTGACATCATACAGTGGCTGACAAAGGAGTTCGGCAGCCTTGCTGCGGACAGACTCGCCGCGGCTGAACAGTCAAACGCCGAGACCGCCGGAATAAACCCGGCAGCCCTCCTGATAACGGACATGCTTTTCAGCAGGATAATCCTGCCATACAGGATTGGAACAGCATCCAGCATGCTCAGAACCATCGCATCGGAAGCCTGCAGCACAGGAGCGCTATACGACGAGAAAACCCTCCTGGAACAGCTGACCCTTCGTGAGCAAGCCAATTCCACAGCGCTAAAATGCGGCGCAGCCCTCACCCACCCCCTGGATATCTCAAAACTCTATATGGAACACAGCCTGCTGATGCTCTTCATGCCTCCCCATCCGCTGCCTTTCGGAGAGGAGAACGGAAAGCTCACTGCCCTGTTCTTCCTGCTGATGTTCCCGGTGGCCAATGAGCACCTGCATGTTCTGGCCAGGCTGAACAGGATGCTGAGGTCGAAGGATTTCATAAACGGCCTGCTCTCAGCGCATGATCAGGATGATATGCTGCATATTATTGAGGAGCGGGAAAAGGAGCTTATCAGTAAGCTATGA
- a CDS encoding VOC family protein, whose protein sequence is MHDDCMKHGAFGWFELMTTDVEAAKKYYKGLFGWEYDTIPIPGSEYTIVKVDGDAVAGIMKMPAECQGMSPSWDIYITVDDVDKVAKNVVDLGGKILKPAFDIPEVGRFCVMQDPQGAVLCAMTYLKK, encoded by the coding sequence ATGCATGATGACTGCATGAAGCACGGTGCTTTCGGATGGTTCGAACTCATGACAACAGATGTAGAGGCTGCAAAAAAATACTACAAGGGTCTTTTCGGCTGGGAATACGATACGATTCCCATTCCCGGATCCGAATACACCATTGTAAAAGTTGACGGCGATGCCGTAGCCGGCATAATGAAGATGCCTGCCGAGTGTCAGGGGATGTCCCCATCATGGGACATCTACATCACAGTTGACGATGTTGATAAAGTTGCGAAGAATGTTGTCGATCTGGGCGGTAAAATCCTCAAGCCAGCATTTGATATTCCCGAAGTAGGAAGGTTCTGCGTTATGCAGGATCCCCAGGGTGCTGTACTCTGTGCCATGACTTATCTCAAGAAGTAA